From Aliarcobacter butzleri, the proteins below share one genomic window:
- the ybeY gene encoding rRNA maturation RNase YbeY, with product MIDLENSTEFEIDTLNLENIANTLTTKDIELIVVKNDEIQELNKEYRNIDKPTDVLSFPMNFEVIDMPLLGSIVISTDFVQEKAKEFKHSFNEEFTLLFIHGLLHLLGFDHEIDNGEHRLKEEELIEKFKLPSSLIVRNS from the coding sequence ATGATTGATTTAGAAAATAGTACAGAATTTGAAATAGACACTCTTAATTTAGAAAATATAGCAAATACTCTTACAACAAAAGATATTGAATTGATTGTTGTAAAAAATGATGAAATTCAAGAATTAAATAAAGAGTATAGAAATATAGATAAACCAACTGATGTTTTAAGTTTTCCTATGAATTTTGAAGTGATTGATATGCCATTATTAGGTTCTATTGTAATTTCAACAGATTTTGTTCAAGAAAAAGCGAAAGAGTTTAAACATAGTTTTAATGAAGAATTTACACTTTTATTCATTCATGGACTTTTACACCTTTTAGGATTTGACCATGAAATTGATAATGGAGAACACAGATTAAAAGAAGAAGAGTTGATTGAAAAATTTAAACTTCCAAGTAGTTTAATAGTTAGAAATTCTTAA
- a CDS encoding thioesterase family protein has product MSLEIGTKATIDYKVLNKDLAANLQISKDDAFPEVFATARMVALMECSAAKMMLPLLKDGELSVGVEVNIKHLAPTLEGDTAISTATFVGMEGKLFKFEIEVVDSGGVIGNGTHTRAIVSNERLMNGAKKRVEK; this is encoded by the coding sequence ATGAGTTTAGAGATTGGAACAAAAGCTACAATTGATTATAAAGTTTTAAATAAAGATTTAGCTGCAAATTTACAAATATCAAAAGATGATGCATTTCCAGAAGTTTTTGCAACTGCAAGAATGGTTGCTTTAATGGAGTGCAGCGCTGCAAAAATGATGTTACCTTTATTAAAAGATGGTGAGTTAAGTGTTGGTGTAGAAGTTAATATAAAACATCTTGCTCCAACTTTAGAAGGAGATACTGCTATTTCAACTGCAACTTTTGTAGGAATGGAAGGAAAACTTTTTAAATTTGAAATAGAGGTTGTTGATAGTGGTGGAGTTATTGGAAATGGTACTCACACAAGAGCAATAGTTTCTAACGAAAGATTAATGAATGGTGCAAAAAAAAGAGTAGAGAAATAG
- a CDS encoding peptidase E produces MKKLFLASSFKDVANIFADFEKDLKGKTVTFIPTASKVEKVVFYVNSGKKALQKLGLIIDELDISTASNDEINSKLRNNDFIYITGGNTFFLLQELKKTGSDKIIIDEINKGKLYIGESAGAIVTSANVEYAKRMDDVKKAPNLTEFSGLNLVDFYVIPHYTNFPFEKTVEKIIEDYSSKLNLSPISNKDAILVVDNKIDFIQIKEEK; encoded by the coding sequence ATGAAAAAACTATTTTTAGCTTCATCATTCAAAGATGTTGCAAATATTTTTGCAGATTTTGAAAAAGATCTAAAAGGGAAAACAGTAACTTTTATACCAACAGCAAGTAAAGTAGAAAAGGTTGTATTTTATGTAAATTCGGGAAAAAAAGCACTTCAAAAATTAGGATTAATTATCGATGAATTAGATATATCTACTGCATCAAATGATGAAATAAATAGCAAACTAAGAAATAATGATTTTATTTATATTACAGGTGGAAATACATTCTTTTTATTACAAGAGCTTAAAAAAACAGGTTCAGATAAAATAATTATTGATGAAATAAATAAAGGTAAACTTTATATAGGAGAATCAGCAGGTGCAATTGTTACATCAGCAAATGTAGAATATGCAAAAAGAATGGATGATGTAAAAAAAGCTCCAAATTTAACAGAGTTTAGTGGATTAAATCTAGTAGATTTTTATGTAATTCCACATTATACTAATTTTCCATTTGAAAAAACCGTAGAAAAAATAATAGAAGATTACTCTTCAAAATTAAATTTATCTCCTATTAGTAACAAAGATGCTATTTTAGTTGTTGATAATAAAATTGATTTTATTCAAATTAAAGAGGAGAAATAG
- the radA gene encoding DNA repair protein RadA, which translates to MAKKKISLFECQHCGEQSSKWLGKCPNCDSWDSFIELNQEQQEVLKQTIKVSNSTSKAKPITEILQDDVSRFSSFNYEFDLVLGGGIVPGSLTLIGGSPGVGKSTLLLKVAGSIAKSNKKVLYVSGEESAGQIKLRANRLEANSDNLFLLSEIKLEEIMDELLREDYEVCIIDSIQTIYSSSLTSAPGSVSQVREITFELMRKAKESNIAMFIIGHITKDGSIAGPRVLEHMVDTVLYFEGEASRELRMLRGFKNRFGSTSEIGIFEMTAEGLISAKDIASKFFDKNKSQSGSALTVSMEGSRAIILEVQALVCESTYPNPKRSATGFDTNRLTMLLALLEKKIDLPLNNYDVFINISGGIRIKESSADLAVIAAIISSFRDRPISKESVFIGEVSLTGEIKDVYSIDIRLKEAQAQGIKKAVIAQKTNLKLDIKTFAVDEVSKMIELF; encoded by the coding sequence ATGGCAAAGAAAAAAATTTCACTTTTTGAGTGTCAGCATTGTGGAGAACAATCATCAAAATGGCTTGGTAAATGTCCAAATTGTGACTCTTGGGATAGTTTTATTGAATTAAATCAAGAACAACAAGAAGTATTAAAACAAACTATAAAAGTTTCAAATTCAACTTCTAAAGCAAAACCAATTACAGAAATTTTACAAGATGATGTTTCAAGATTTTCTTCTTTTAATTATGAATTTGATTTAGTTTTAGGAGGTGGAATAGTTCCTGGAAGTTTAACTTTAATTGGAGGAAGTCCAGGTGTTGGGAAATCTACACTTTTGCTTAAAGTTGCAGGAAGTATTGCAAAAAGTAATAAAAAAGTTTTATATGTTTCAGGAGAAGAAAGTGCTGGACAGATAAAACTAAGAGCAAATAGACTTGAAGCAAATAGCGATAATCTATTTTTATTAAGTGAAATTAAACTTGAAGAGATTATGGATGAACTTTTAAGAGAAGATTATGAAGTTTGTATTATTGACTCAATTCAAACAATTTATTCTTCAAGTTTAACTAGTGCACCAGGAAGTGTTTCACAAGTAAGAGAAATCACTTTTGAACTAATGCGTAAAGCAAAAGAGTCAAATATTGCCATGTTTATAATTGGACACATAACAAAAGATGGAAGTATTGCAGGTCCTAGAGTTTTGGAACATATGGTTGATACAGTTTTATATTTTGAAGGTGAAGCTAGTAGAGAATTACGAATGTTAAGAGGTTTCAAAAATCGATTTGGTTCAACTTCTGAAATTGGTATATTTGAGATGACAGCAGAAGGACTTATAAGTGCAAAAGATATAGCTTCAAAATTCTTCGATAAAAACAAATCACAAAGTGGTTCAGCATTAACAGTATCAATGGAAGGAAGTCGAGCAATAATTTTAGAAGTTCAAGCACTTGTTTGTGAAAGCACTTATCCAAATCCTAAAAGAAGTGCTACAGGATTTGATACAAATAGACTTACAATGCTTTTAGCTTTACTTGAAAAAAAGATTGATTTGCCTCTAAATAATTATGATGTTTTTATAAATATTAGTGGAGGAATTAGAATAAAAGAGAGTTCAGCTGATTTAGCTGTAATTGCTGCAATAATTTCAAGTTTTAGAGATAGACCAATTTCAAAAGAGTCTGTATTTATTGGTGAAGTTTCACTAACTGGCGAAATAAAAGATGTTTATTCTATTGATATTAGGCTAAAAGAAGCTCAAGCACAAGGAATAAAAAAAGCTGTAATTGCACAAAAAACAAATCTAAAATTAGATATTAAAACTTTTGCAGTTGATGAAGTATCTAAAATGATTGAATTATTTTAA
- a CDS encoding YqiA/YcfP family alpha/beta fold hydrolase has product MIIYIHGFASCGFGSKAQKFKEYFEEEIITISLPTIPNLAIDTLEQIIEFSLNKDENVYLIGSSLGGFYGLYLANKYDLKAVLINPAVNPWNTLHRYEGVEFVTNYYDNSRFEFTQSHINSLKNYKVEDLKNPQNFITLLQEEDEVLDFNEAAIKLEDTELIVEEGGSHSFDGIERYFRKINSFFSF; this is encoded by the coding sequence ATGATAATTTATATTCATGGTTTTGCTAGTTGTGGATTTGGTTCAAAAGCACAAAAATTTAAAGAGTATTTTGAAGAGGAGATAATTACTATTTCTCTTCCTACAATTCCAAATTTAGCTATTGATACTTTAGAACAAATAATAGAATTTTCTTTAAATAAAGATGAAAATGTATATTTGATTGGTTCTTCTTTAGGTGGTTTTTATGGTTTATATTTGGCAAATAAATATGATTTAAAAGCAGTTTTAATAAATCCTGCTGTTAATCCTTGGAATACTTTGCATAGATATGAAGGAGTTGAATTTGTGACAAATTATTATGATAATTCTCGATTCGAATTTACTCAAAGTCATATAAATTCATTAAAAAATTATAAGGTTGAAGATCTAAAAAATCCACAAAATTTTATAACTTTATTACAAGAAGAAGATGAAGTTTTAGATTTTAATGAAGCAGCGATAAAATTAGAGGATACTGAACTTATTGTAGAAGAGGGCGGAAGCCACTCTTTTGATGGAATTGAAAGATATTTTAGAAAAATTAATAGCTTTTTTAGCTTTTAA
- a CDS encoding cytochrome-c peroxidase, producing MIKSIIFLTIGFSFLYSQEPITAIPTKINVDKNKVNLGKELFFDKRLSKDETISCHSCHSFSHGGADDKKFSLGIEKKVGDINTPTVFNSVFNFAQFWNGRSKNLYEQAIGPITKDNEMGMNLQELVIKLNNTEYKNKFKKIYEDGITQNNLIDAIVEYEKTLITPNSRFDRYLKGEKDAITQEEKRGYIIFKEQGCIACHHGTNVGGNLYARFGVVDKVNSISKGRFEVTKNEDDLYYFKVASLRNVQFTSPYLHDGRFDNLSDTVKFMANYQLGKSLSEEDIDSIVSFLKSLTGELYDYQEEQ from the coding sequence TTGATAAAATCTATTATATTTTTAACTATTGGATTTTCTTTTTTGTATTCACAAGAACCAATTACGGCAATTCCTACAAAAATTAATGTTGATAAAAATAAAGTTAATTTAGGGAAAGAACTTTTTTTTGATAAAAGATTATCTAAAGATGAAACTATTTCTTGTCATTCTTGTCATTCGTTTAGCCATGGAGGGGCTGATGATAAAAAATTTTCTTTGGGAATTGAAAAGAAAGTTGGAGATATAAATACTCCTACAGTATTTAATAGTGTATTTAATTTTGCACAATTTTGGAATGGAAGATCAAAAAACCTTTATGAACAAGCTATTGGACCTATTACAAAAGATAATGAAATGGGAATGAATCTTCAAGAGTTAGTTATTAAACTAAATAATACGGAATATAAAAATAAATTTAAAAAGATTTACGAAGATGGTATTACTCAAAATAATTTAATAGATGCAATTGTTGAATATGAAAAGACTTTGATTACTCCAAATTCTCGTTTTGATAGATATTTAAAAGGAGAAAAAGATGCTATAACACAGGAAGAAAAACGAGGATATATTATATTTAAAGAACAAGGTTGTATTGCCTGTCATCATGGTACAAATGTGGGTGGAAATTTATATGCTAGATTTGGCGTTGTAGATAAAGTCAATTCTATTTCTAAAGGAAGATTTGAAGTAACAAAGAATGAAGATGATTTATATTATTTTAAAGTAGCAAGTTTAAGAAATGTTCAATTTACATCACCATATTTGCACGATGGAAGATTTGATAATTTATCTGACACTGTAAAATTTATGGCAAATTATCAATTAGGTAAATCTTTAAGTGAAGAAGATATTGATAGCATAGTTTCATTTTTAAAATCTTTAACTGGAGAATTGTATGATTATCAAGAAGAACAATAG
- a CDS encoding EAL domain-containing protein encodes MIIKKNNRINFLKYFDKVSFILLLFVIITSFFIYNLNKINEKIENFNIYYSNVINLKILHNEFNNFINNKATFINYDNLNKKISETEILISSFDTENFYKNYGYNFENLIKNLSHEWQKEITYIERFKSLNSSVVGSLNYILELSQSLRTKYLMNSIKDIIILDNALNSSTKLFVNNEGNNFEIAQININNLDSLVEKYNVSEIKFLTKRLKSLSSDLEKINNTKIEYSKLEYKNFLNKIETELNNINYINLKRQKNLSFILFVASIFLLCSFIYTYQKSLKTKNELNAFKYAVANSDNSIVITDENRNILYVNEAFEKATGYTKDEMIGQNPRILKSGLLPAEFYKNINAILDRGEKWIGEFKNKKKNGEIYYETASITPIILNENIKGYLAIKLDVTDYIKEKEKVEFLAYHDSLTMLPNRRSLQIKVEKIIEDSFKNNKKFALLFIDLDGFKVINDVLGHDTGDKLLKEVSLRFKNIFDGNSLVFRIGGDEFAIIFEYENDDLIILNAQYIIKNLNETIVIGNNSLHIGCSIGIARYPLDGDDLVSLLKYSDTAMYKAKQKSKNRYEFYTEDLTKTVSSRLKIEQALSKALENEEFYLVYQPKYNLKTKEIFSVETLLRWKNPILGNVSPDEFIYIAEEIGLIHELGFFVFKKACEDFVKLQNKINIQMITINVSTLQLVRSNFIDEIKKILIQTNIDTINIGIEITETYFIENMKDTEKSLNELQNLGFKILIDDFGTGYSSLQYLQKLPIDIIKIDKSFVSSLDDNNDSIIRAIVALSKSFNYTTVAEGIETKEQEDKLIELGVDFGQGYLFSKPKLLIEF; translated from the coding sequence ATGATTATCAAGAAGAACAATAGAATAAATTTTCTTAAATATTTTGATAAGGTGAGCTTTATTCTTTTATTGTTTGTAATTATTACTTCTTTTTTTATATATAATTTAAATAAGATAAATGAAAAAATAGAGAATTTCAACATATATTATAGCAATGTAATAAACTTAAAAATTCTACATAATGAATTTAATAATTTTATAAACAATAAAGCAACATTCATAAATTATGATAATCTAAACAAGAAGATATCTGAAACTGAAATCTTAATAAGTAGTTTTGACACAGAAAATTTTTATAAAAACTATGGCTATAACTTTGAAAATTTAATAAAGAATTTATCACATGAATGGCAAAAAGAGATTACCTATATCGAAAGATTCAAATCTTTAAATTCTTCTGTTGTTGGCTCATTAAATTATATTTTAGAACTTAGTCAAAGTTTAAGAACTAAATATTTAATGAATTCGATTAAAGATATTATTATTTTAGATAATGCATTAAATTCATCTACAAAACTTTTTGTGAATAATGAAGGGAATAATTTTGAAATAGCTCAAATAAATATCAATAACTTAGATAGTTTAGTTGAAAAATATAATGTTTCTGAAATCAAGTTTTTAACTAAAAGATTGAAATCTTTATCTTCTGATTTAGAAAAAATAAATAATACTAAAATAGAATATTCTAAACTTGAATATAAAAATTTTTTAAATAAGATAGAAACTGAATTAAATAATATAAACTATATAAATTTAAAAAGACAAAAAAATTTATCTTTTATCTTATTTGTTGCTTCTATATTTTTATTGTGTTCTTTTATATATACATATCAAAAATCATTAAAAACAAAAAATGAATTAAATGCTTTTAAATATGCTGTCGCAAATAGTGATAATTCAATAGTGATTACAGATGAAAATAGAAATATTTTATATGTGAATGAAGCTTTTGAAAAAGCAACTGGATACACAAAGGATGAGATGATAGGTCAAAATCCAAGAATATTGAAATCAGGACTTCTTCCAGCTGAATTTTATAAGAATATAAATGCTATTTTAGATAGAGGAGAAAAATGGATAGGCGAATTTAAAAATAAAAAGAAAAATGGAGAGATATATTATGAAACAGCTTCAATTACGCCTATTATTTTAAATGAAAATATAAAAGGTTATTTAGCGATAAAGCTAGATGTAACTGATTATATAAAAGAGAAAGAAAAAGTTGAATTTTTAGCATATCATGATAGTTTAACAATGCTTCCAAATAGAAGAAGTTTACAAATAAAAGTAGAAAAAATTATAGAAGATAGTTTTAAAAATAATAAAAAATTTGCACTTTTATTTATTGATTTGGATGGCTTTAAAGTTATAAATGATGTTCTAGGACATGATACTGGAGATAAACTATTAAAAGAGGTAAGCCTTAGATTTAAAAATATTTTTGATGGCAATAGTTTAGTTTTTAGAATAGGTGGAGATGAGTTTGCTATTATCTTTGAATATGAAAATGATGATTTGATAATATTAAATGCTCAATATATTATTAAAAATTTGAATGAAACAATAGTTATTGGTAATAATTCTTTGCATATTGGTTGTAGTATAGGAATTGCACGGTATCCTTTAGATGGAGATGATTTAGTTAGTTTACTTAAATATTCTGATACAGCAATGTACAAAGCAAAACAAAAATCTAAAAATCGATATGAATTTTATACTGAGGATTTAACTAAAACAGTTAGTTCTAGATTAAAAATTGAGCAAGCTTTGAGTAAAGCTTTAGAAAATGAAGAATTTTATCTTGTTTATCAACCAAAATACAATCTTAAAACAAAAGAAATTTTTAGTGTAGAAACACTTTTAAGGTGGAAAAATCCTATTTTAGGAAATGTTAGCCCTGATGAATTTATTTATATTGCTGAAGAGATTGGGCTTATTCATGAATTAGGTTTTTTTGTATTTAAAAAAGCTTGTGAAGATTTTGTTAAACTACAAAATAAAATAAATATTCAAATGATAACTATAAATGTATCAACTTTACAACTTGTAAGATCAAATTTTATTGATGAAATCAAAAAAATATTAATTCAAACTAATATTGATACTATAAACATAGGAATAGAAATAACTGAAACTTATTTTATTGAAAATATGAAAGATACAGAAAAGAGTTTAAATGAATTACAAAATTTAGGTTTTAAAATACTTATTGATGATTTTGGTACAGGTTATTCATCTTTACAGTATTTGCAAAAATTACCAATTGATATTATAAAAATAGATAAATCATTTGTTTCTTCTTTAGATGACAATAATGATAGTATCATAAGAGCCATAGTAGCTCTTTCTAAAAGTTTTAATTATACAACAGTTGCAGAAGGAATAGAAACAAAAGAGCAAGAAGATAAACTTATTGAATTAGGAGTTGATTTTGGACAAGGATATTTATTTTCTAAACCAAAATTATTAATAGAGTTTTAA
- the ftsY gene encoding signal recognition particle-docking protein FtsY, whose translation MFSFFKKDETLEVEKKIEEDKSFFSKALEKTFSSIKSVVPQKKEKISFDEVEELLIEADMEYEIIEKAMNGLPDMITRKQLRHRLVMLFEHAPEVNLANTKPFVRLIIGVNGAGKTTTIAKLANKLKKEGKSVILGAGDTFRAAAIEQLSTWANKLEIPIIKTQQGHDASAVAFDTISAAIARNIDDVIIDTAGRLQTQTNLNNELKKIVKVCSKAMSDAPHQKLLILDGTQGNSAIAQARAFHEIVGIDGIIVTKLDGTAKGGALFSISNQLELPIFYVGIGEKQDDLVEFSPDNFVDSLLDQIYISE comes from the coding sequence ATGTTTAGTTTCTTTAAAAAAGATGAAACTTTAGAAGTTGAGAAAAAAATAGAAGAAGATAAATCTTTTTTTTCAAAAGCTTTAGAAAAAACTTTTTCAAGCATAAAAAGTGTTGTTCCCCAAAAAAAGGAAAAAATATCTTTTGATGAAGTAGAAGAGTTACTAATAGAAGCTGATATGGAATATGAAATCATAGAAAAAGCTATGAATGGACTTCCTGATATGATTACAAGAAAACAACTTCGACATAGACTTGTAATGCTTTTTGAACATGCTCCTGAAGTTAATTTAGCAAACACAAAACCATTTGTAAGATTAATAATTGGTGTAAATGGAGCAGGTAAAACTACAACTATTGCAAAATTAGCAAATAAACTAAAAAAAGAAGGAAAATCTGTAATTCTAGGAGCTGGTGATACATTTAGAGCAGCAGCGATAGAACAACTTTCTACTTGGGCAAATAAGCTAGAGATTCCTATTATAAAAACACAACAAGGACACGACGCAAGTGCAGTTGCATTTGATACGATTAGTGCGGCGATTGCAAGAAATATTGATGATGTTATTATAGATACAGCAGGAAGATTACAAACACAAACAAATTTAAATAATGAACTAAAAAAGATTGTTAAAGTTTGTTCAAAAGCTATGAGTGATGCGCCTCATCAAAAATTACTTATTTTAGATGGAACACAAGGAAATAGCGCTATTGCACAAGCTCGTGCATTTCACGAAATAGTTGGAATTGATGGTATAATAGTTACAAAACTTGATGGAACTGCAAAAGGTGGGGCACTATTTTCTATTTCAAATCAATTAGAACTTCCTATTTTTTATGTAGGAATTGGCGAAAAACAAGATGATTTAGTTGAGTTTTCTCCTGATAATTTTGTAGATAGTCTACTTGATCAAATCTATATTTCAGAATAA
- a CDS encoding TlpA family protein disulfide reductase, which yields MKFKTLAFLSILTILFFTGCDSKDNSQNKAQTQQADRVTEFQLETADKQTINITLLNDKILFKDYPNKIVLLNFFATWCPPCKAEIPNLIQLQNDYKNDFVIVSILLEDMKTHEELQKFITTFNINYPITNASENFDLAKSLGGIKSIPTMFLVDKDGNIFQKYVGLVPSEMMEIDIKKVLAK from the coding sequence ATGAAGTTTAAAACTTTAGCATTTTTATCTATTTTAACTATTTTATTTTTTACAGGTTGTGATTCAAAAGATAATAGTCAAAATAAAGCACAAACACAACAAGCAGATAGAGTAACTGAATTTCAACTAGAAACAGCTGATAAACAAACAATTAATATCACTTTATTAAATGATAAAATTTTATTCAAAGATTATCCAAATAAAATAGTTTTATTAAACTTTTTTGCAACATGGTGTCCACCTTGTAAAGCTGAAATTCCAAATTTAATACAACTTCAAAATGATTATAAAAATGACTTTGTAATTGTATCTATCTTACTTGAAGATATGAAAACACACGAAGAACTACAAAAATTCATTACAACTTTTAATATAAATTATCCTATTACTAATGCTTCTGAAAACTTTGATTTAGCAAAAAGTTTAGGTGGAATAAAATCTATTCCAACAATGTTCTTAGTGGATAAAGATGGAAATATTTTCCAAAAATATGTAGGATTAGTTCCTAGTGAAATGATGGAAATCGATATTAAAAAAGTATTAGCTAAATAG
- a CDS encoding 5-formyltetrahydrofolate cyclo-ligase, which translates to MEKNHKSDFRKSCIKKMESISFCTKYYKNKIIVKKIDKFIKNSKARNILLYIPLGMEVDVKPLINNLRKYRKNVYVPFMHLESFKIVKYRLPLHKKRFGIKEPNNSFLKPKKIDVAIVPIVGVDALNKRIGYGKGMYDRFFDKLNYKPTIVFTQLVLCKSNSILSDNYDIKADYIITN; encoded by the coding sequence ATGGAGAAGAATCACAAAAGTGATTTTAGAAAATCGTGTATAAAAAAAATGGAATCTATTTCTTTTTGTACAAAGTATTATAAAAACAAAATTATTGTAAAAAAAATTGATAAGTTTATAAAAAATAGTAAAGCGAGAAATATTTTATTATACATACCTTTGGGTATGGAAGTAGATGTTAAACCTTTAATAAATAACTTAAGAAAATATAGAAAAAATGTTTATGTACCATTTATGCATCTGGAGAGCTTTAAAATAGTAAAGTATAGACTTCCTTTGCATAAAAAGAGATTTGGAATAAAAGAACCAAATAACTCTTTTTTAAAACCTAAAAAAATTGATGTTGCCATTGTTCCAATTGTTGGAGTTGATGCTTTAAACAAAAGAATAGGTTATGGAAAAGGTATGTATGATAGATTTTTTGACAAATTGAATTATAAACCAACAATAGTTTTTACACAATTAGTACTTTGTAAAAGTAATAGTATTTTAAGTGATAATTACGATATAAAAGCAGATTATATTATTACAAATTAA
- the rny gene encoding ribonuclease Y: MEDLIVAIVVGAFSSAISIFVVRKLDRAKFEVFIEQAKAKAKVIEHEAEMALKDAQLKAKIECDREFKSAKREYEAMLLKIERKERELNEHLESELKAIKLEKEQIVEKNRKITTLKDGLEEQKKTYEEKTLEAIKILENACGLTQSEAKELMLKKVKEDSRAEISSIFRKRYKIAEQNTKNEINNMLSQAVTRYAGEFAAERLINNIPLNDEETKGKIIGKEGRNIKALEMLLGVDIIIDDTPNTITVSSFNLYRRAVATKTIRELLEDGRIQPARIEEIYKKVKSEFDKNIQKEGEDVVMELGIKTMHPELIKLVGRLRYRASYGQNALAHTLEVAHLSGLLASQMGGDAILARRAGLLHDIGKALTHEAPGSHVDLGAEICKRYDECDTVINAIYAHHGHEEPINVESAAVCAADALSAARPGARREVLESFLKRVEEVENISTSKLGVLNAYAINAGREVRVIVKAELVNDDEAVLLATEIAKEIEEKVQYPGEIKVNVIRETRAESYAR, encoded by the coding sequence ATGGAAGATTTGATAGTAGCGATAGTTGTCGGAGCCTTCAGCTCGGCGATTAGTATTTTTGTTGTGAGAAAATTAGATAGGGCGAAGTTTGAGGTTTTTATTGAGCAAGCAAAAGCGAAAGCGAAAGTAATTGAACATGAGGCTGAAATGGCTTTAAAAGATGCACAATTAAAAGCAAAAATAGAATGTGATAGGGAATTTAAAAGTGCAAAAAGAGAATATGAAGCAATGCTTCTAAAAATCGAAAGGAAAGAAAGAGAATTAAATGAACATTTAGAATCTGAATTAAAAGCCATAAAACTTGAAAAAGAACAAATAGTTGAAAAAAATAGAAAGATTACTACTTTAAAAGATGGACTTGAAGAACAAAAGAAAACTTATGAAGAAAAGACTTTAGAAGCTATAAAAATTCTTGAAAATGCCTGTGGATTAACTCAAAGTGAAGCAAAAGAGTTGATGTTAAAAAAAGTTAAAGAAGATTCAAGAGCGGAAATTTCATCAATATTTAGAAAAAGATATAAAATTGCAGAACAAAATACAAAAAATGAAATAAACAATATGCTATCACAAGCTGTAACTCGATATGCAGGAGAATTTGCAGCTGAAAGACTTATAAATAATATTCCTTTAAATGATGAAGAAACAAAAGGGAAAATCATAGGAAAAGAAGGAAGAAATATAAAAGCATTAGAGATGCTTTTAGGTGTTGATATTATCATTGATGATACACCAAATACAATAACTGTTTCATCATTTAACTTATATAGAAGAGCAGTTGCTACAAAAACAATAAGAGAACTACTTGAAGATGGAAGAATCCAACCTGCTAGAATAGAAGAAATTTATAAAAAAGTTAAATCAGAATTTGATAAAAATATTCAAAAAGAGGGTGAAGATGTTGTGATGGAGCTAGGAATAAAAACTATGCATCCAGAACTTATCAAACTTGTGGGAAGACTAAGATATAGAGCATCTTATGGACAAAATGCACTTGCTCATACTTTAGAAGTTGCTCATTTATCAGGACTTTTGGCTTCTCAAATGGGTGGAGATGCAATACTTGCTAGACGAGCAGGGCTTTTACATGATATAGGAAAAGCTTTAACTCATGAAGCTCCTGGAAGTCATGTTGATTTAGGTGCAGAAATATGTAAAAGATATGATGAATGTGATACAGTTATAAATGCAATTTATGCTCATCATGGACATGAAGAACCTATAAATGTAGAAAGTGCAGCTGTTTGTGCGGCTGATGCACTAAGTGCTGCAAGACCAGGAGCTAGAAGAGAAGTTTTAGAAAGCTTCTTAAAAAGAGTGGAAGAGGTAGAAAATATCTCTACAAGTAAACTTGGTGTTTTAAATGCTTATGCAATAAATGCAGGACGAGAAGTAAGAGTTATAGTAAAAGCAGAACTTGTAAATGATGATGAAGCAGTTTTATTAGCAACTGAAATAGCAAAAGAGATAGAAGAAAAAGTTCAATATCCTGGTGAAATAAAAGTAAATGTAATTAGAGAAACTAGAGCAGAAAGTTACGCAAGATAA